The following are encoded together in the Candidatus Hinthialibacter antarcticus genome:
- a CDS encoding Hpt domain-containing protein, with product MYINDSAIERIKEIGGDALVEKMIQLFLNHAPKNYQLAQEARQELDLKQLSDSVHAIKSSAGNFGAHPLFNAAENIERLAREGKAEEAIQGMVALDECFNNTIQAMKTILVERN from the coding sequence ATGTATATTAATGACAGTGCGATTGAACGGATCAAAGAGATTGGCGGCGACGCTCTGGTTGAGAAAATGATTCAGCTGTTTCTGAATCATGCGCCAAAGAACTATCAGCTTGCGCAAGAGGCAAGACAAGAACTCGATTTAAAACAGCTGTCTGACTCTGTGCACGCCATCAAATCCAGTGCAGGCAACTTCGGCGCTCATCCGCTTTTTAACGCCGCTGAAAATATAGAACGGCTCGCCCGCGAAGGAAAAGCAGAAGAAGCAATACAGGGGATGGTTGCGCTCGACGAGTGTTTTAACAACACCATCCAAGCGATGAAAACGATTTTAGTT
- a CDS encoding sugar phosphate isomerase/epimerase family protein: MKRRTMLQTLGAGTAFIGFNTQSNLSAQAASKNGDLKLGLVTYNMAKDWDVDTIIKNCSETGFQGVELRTTHAHGVEVSLSASQRKETKKQFEDSPITLIGLGSAFDYHTPDQAKLKKDIEATKEYMKLAHDVGASGIKVRPNALPKDVPKEKTLEQIGLSLREVGAFGADYGVQIRVEVHGRDTSDPRHMKTMMDTADHPNVGVCWNSNANDLSGLGWDANFDLLKSKIFSVHMRDLYDEEYPYRKLYAGLNEIGFKGFCMAEIQGSDDPIRVMKYYRGLWQALQDII, translated from the coding sequence ATGAAACGTAGAACGATGCTGCAAACGCTTGGGGCAGGAACCGCTTTCATCGGTTTCAATACGCAATCAAACCTGTCGGCCCAGGCCGCTTCGAAAAACGGCGACTTGAAATTAGGGCTTGTCACCTACAACATGGCCAAAGATTGGGATGTTGATACCATCATCAAAAATTGCAGCGAGACTGGGTTTCAAGGCGTCGAATTACGTACAACCCATGCGCATGGCGTTGAAGTCAGCCTGAGCGCCTCTCAGCGCAAAGAGACAAAAAAACAGTTTGAAGATTCCCCCATTACTTTGATTGGACTCGGCAGCGCATTTGATTATCACACCCCGGACCAAGCAAAGTTGAAGAAAGATATAGAAGCGACAAAAGAGTATATGAAACTGGCGCATGACGTTGGCGCCTCCGGCATCAAAGTGCGCCCGAATGCGCTGCCGAAGGACGTTCCGAAAGAAAAAACGCTGGAACAAATCGGCCTCTCTTTGCGTGAAGTTGGGGCATTCGGCGCCGATTACGGCGTCCAGATTCGCGTTGAAGTACATGGTCGTGATACATCGGATCCGCGCCACATGAAAACTATGATGGATACCGCCGATCATCCCAATGTTGGAGTTTGTTGGAATTCAAACGCCAATGATTTATCGGGCCTTGGTTGGGACGCAAACTTTGATCTACTCAAATCGAAAATTTTCAGCGTACACATGCGCGATTTATATGACGAAGAATACCCTTACCGTAAACTATACGCAGGCTTAAACGAAATTGGCTTCAAAGGGTTTTGCATGGCGGAAATTCAAGGCAGCGACGATCCGATCCGGGTCATGAAATACTACCGGGGTTTGTGGCAAGCATTGCAAGACATCATATAA
- a CDS encoding DcaP family trimeric outer membrane transporter, protein MNNYVKSISIASLCFLTLVSVSPTFAQSTTDEIQTLKEQVQMLMQRVQTLEEKNSSLQNRLESTQSSVETTKEQIKTVSEQTQLNAAHQTNVVSSKYGANLYGYVKLDASYDDSRLQPGNYALYALSDSSGSDDDEFNVTANQSRLGFDLIGPTIGNAETGGKIEFDFYGGGAENKAHMRMRHAYAQIDWPEYEMSLLAGQTWDVISPLVPATLNFPVAWSAGNIGARRPQLRLTKNYSMTESTDLLLQAAITRTIGDDVAGQDTGSDSGFPGVQGRLAYSFPLLTDKPTTIGVSGHYGQEEHDGINKDLDTWSLNVDVDFPIWERIGLKGEFFTGTNLDTYFGGILQGVNTTIGEELPTTGGWAALSVTPMDKVNLNFGATYESPDDFYVMTDGRTQNSSYFGNIYYMFDPSLILGFEASYWDTKYKDLDDGDALRFQTSVIYKF, encoded by the coding sequence ATGAACAACTATGTGAAGTCAATCTCTATTGCAAGTCTGTGTTTCCTTACCCTCGTTTCAGTTTCCCCGACGTTCGCCCAATCAACCACAGACGAAATTCAAACGTTAAAAGAACAAGTCCAGATGTTGATGCAGCGCGTTCAGACGCTTGAAGAGAAAAATTCTTCATTGCAAAACCGACTAGAAAGCACACAATCATCGGTTGAAACGACAAAAGAGCAAATTAAAACCGTTTCAGAACAGACGCAATTAAACGCAGCGCACCAAACCAACGTCGTTTCATCAAAGTATGGCGCCAACCTTTATGGCTATGTAAAACTGGATGCGTCTTATGATGACTCGCGTTTACAACCAGGGAATTACGCGCTCTATGCGTTGTCAGACAGCAGTGGCTCTGATGATGATGAATTTAACGTAACAGCGAACCAATCGCGTCTCGGCTTTGATTTAATTGGTCCGACCATCGGTAACGCAGAAACTGGTGGAAAAATCGAATTCGATTTTTATGGAGGCGGGGCAGAAAACAAAGCGCACATGCGTATGCGCCACGCCTATGCGCAAATTGATTGGCCTGAATATGAAATGAGCCTACTTGCAGGCCAGACATGGGATGTCATCTCTCCGCTTGTTCCTGCTACATTAAATTTCCCCGTAGCTTGGTCCGCTGGTAACATTGGCGCAAGAAGACCACAACTGCGATTAACTAAAAACTATTCGATGACTGAGTCTACTGACTTACTGTTGCAGGCTGCCATTACCCGCACGATTGGCGACGATGTAGCAGGGCAGGATACTGGCAGCGATTCCGGCTTTCCCGGCGTACAAGGTCGCTTGGCATATTCGTTCCCGTTATTGACAGACAAGCCAACAACCATTGGCGTCTCTGGCCACTACGGACAAGAAGAGCATGATGGTATCAATAAAGATTTAGATACATGGTCACTCAATGTTGACGTTGATTTCCCCATCTGGGAACGGATTGGCCTGAAAGGCGAATTCTTCACGGGAACCAACCTTGACACCTATTTCGGTGGTATTCTTCAAGGTGTAAATACGACTATCGGTGAAGAACTACCCACCACAGGTGGATGGGCCGCGTTGTCTGTTACTCCAATGGATAAGGTGAATTTGAACTTCGGCGCCACTTATGAATCTCCCGATGATTTCTATGTAATGACAGACGGCCGCACTCAAAATAGTTCCTATTTTGGAAACATTTACTACATGTTTGATCCATCTTTGATCCTTGGTTTTGAAGCTTCCTACTGGGACACAAAGTATAAAGATTTGGATGACGGCGATGCGTTGCGCTTCCAGACTTCCGTTATCTATAAATTCTAG
- a CDS encoding glycosyltransferase family 2 protein has protein sequence MSDTKRGYSIVIPVYNGAKTLPDTLISVMQLEGAAFEVIIVDDASTDNTAQLALDAGARVVTLEQNSGPATARNKGAAESKYDVIVFTDSDVLVPKALLQKLDQHFQQSNAECVQGVFSNVCPFANFCSQYKNLYNRFVLTQLPDWIDTTYTSLTAVKKDAFMQCGGFDENIRDASVEDRTLGRNLIRSNFRIWLARDIEVLHNKKLTAWGFIRNQYRRSRDLAKLLLRNRAEKQQEPSPSTAERGRFGTNSLAAMLRIPLIYLIAAASVWMGCSGNMNWLLVIAPLLVLYAYLIDGYMKYLFRHRGIVFTLKGAFLNIIDAFTSGLGIAVGIMSFMLFGKKY, from the coding sequence ATGAGTGATACCAAACGCGGTTATTCAATCGTGATCCCTGTTTATAATGGCGCCAAGACGCTGCCCGACACTTTGATCAGCGTGATGCAACTCGAAGGCGCTGCGTTTGAAGTCATCATTGTTGACGACGCTTCGACCGACAACACCGCCCAACTCGCGCTCGACGCAGGCGCCCGCGTGGTTACTCTTGAACAAAACAGCGGCCCGGCGACCGCCCGTAACAAAGGCGCCGCTGAATCGAAATATGATGTGATCGTCTTCACCGACAGCGATGTGTTAGTCCCCAAAGCGTTGTTGCAAAAATTAGATCAACATTTTCAACAATCTAATGCGGAATGCGTCCAGGGCGTCTTTTCAAACGTCTGCCCGTTCGCCAATTTTTGTTCGCAATACAAAAATTTGTATAACCGTTTTGTTCTCACTCAATTACCGGATTGGATCGACACCACCTACACGTCGCTGACGGCAGTGAAAAAAGACGCGTTTATGCAATGCGGCGGCTTCGACGAAAATATCCGCGACGCATCCGTCGAAGACCGTACGCTAGGCCGCAACTTAATTCGCAGCAACTTTCGCATCTGGCTCGCGCGCGACATTGAAGTTCTTCATAACAAAAAACTGACCGCTTGGGGATTTATACGCAACCAGTATCGTCGTTCCCGCGACCTGGCAAAGTTGCTGCTTCGCAATCGAGCAGAAAAACAACAAGAACCTTCGCCGTCCACTGCCGAACGAGGGCGTTTCGGCACCAATTCGCTGGCGGCGATGTTGCGCATCCCTTTGATCTACCTGATTGCTGCGGCAAGCGTCTGGATGGGATGTTCGGGCAATATGAACTGGTTGTTGGTGATTGCTCCATTGCTGGTTTTGTACGCCTATTTGATTGACGGCTACATGAAGTATCTCTTTCGACATCGGGGAATCGTGTTCACACTAAAAGGCGCGTTTCTTAATATCATTGATGCTTTCACCAGCGGTTTGGGCATCGCCGTTGGCATTATGAGTTTCATGCTTTTTGGTAAAAAATATTGA
- a CDS encoding glycosyltransferase, with amino-acid sequence MSGVVLLCRIDGNFGGVERHILSLAKRLEGSPYTPVIVSIANHGELEKQAAALEIATRFLPMSSRFDVLGASDRLRTLVSEYNAAVVHTFGIRSNSMAWLIAKKTSAAWAARVPNLTYTDYDNRWIGQISHRINNHFLRSADAVQVISPQLESYFKQLSSSIRIIELVPNGIDYGRYQISQNKASYKLAMNLPEDAFVIGSVGRMAPIKGYDILLEAFAKAKSSLPHARLVLVGDGPELHALKQQAKRLQLADCVHFTGFLEDVRPALWALDLYVCSSHSEGVPHTILEAMAAQAPVISTRVGGVESVIQSGTSGLFFDALDADGFANTILELAQSPERLKDYASNAVERVRTIFSEEQMVKRVIEMYDRIVKQ; translated from the coding sequence GTGAGCGGGGTTGTATTGTTATGTCGCATAGACGGCAACTTTGGCGGAGTAGAACGCCACATTCTCTCATTGGCGAAACGCCTTGAAGGCAGCCCGTACACGCCCGTGATTGTCTCCATCGCCAATCATGGTGAACTTGAGAAACAAGCGGCTGCTTTAGAAATCGCGACGCGCTTTCTGCCGATGAGCAGCCGTTTTGACGTGCTGGGCGCATCGGATCGCCTAAGAACACTCGTGAGTGAATATAACGCCGCTGTGGTTCACACGTTTGGAATTCGTTCCAACAGTATGGCCTGGCTCATCGCAAAGAAAACTTCCGCTGCGTGGGCGGCGCGCGTTCCGAACTTGACCTATACCGATTACGACAATCGTTGGATCGGTCAAATATCACATCGCATCAACAATCATTTTCTGCGAAGCGCCGACGCCGTCCAAGTGATTTCTCCACAATTGGAATCCTATTTCAAACAGCTGTCTTCTTCTATTAGGATAATTGAATTGGTTCCAAATGGGATCGACTATGGTCGGTATCAAATTTCACAGAATAAAGCCTCATACAAATTAGCAATGAACCTACCAGAGGACGCCTTCGTCATCGGTTCGGTTGGTCGCATGGCGCCAATCAAGGGATATGACATCCTGCTAGAGGCATTCGCGAAAGCGAAGAGTTCCCTGCCTCATGCTCGTTTAGTCCTTGTTGGGGACGGCCCCGAACTCCATGCGCTAAAACAACAGGCCAAGCGCCTTCAGTTAGCCGACTGCGTCCATTTCACGGGGTTTCTTGAAGATGTCCGCCCGGCGTTATGGGCGCTGGACCTGTATGTCTGTTCTTCGCATTCGGAGGGCGTTCCCCATACCATTCTTGAAGCGATGGCGGCGCAAGCGCCGGTGATCTCGACCCGGGTCGGCGGTGTTGAGAGCGTAATCCAAAGCGGAACGAGCGGCTTATTCTTCGACGCATTAGACGCAGATGGATTCGCGAATACAATACTCGAATTGGCGCAGTCCCCTGAACGCCTAAAAGACTACGCCAGCAACGCCGTCGAGAGAGTTCGAACGATTTTTTCTGAAGAACAGATGGTAAAGCGCGTGATTGAAATGTATGACCGGATTGTAAAGCAATGA
- a CDS encoding prepilin-type N-terminal cleavage/methylation domain-containing protein, with amino-acid sequence MTPNKGFTLIELLIVVAIIGILAAIAVPNFLNAQFRAKMARTYADLKAVQSAVAQYQLDRGWAPPDLGGETADGRSYVPLTTPVSYLSSIDAARDPFFSQAEESERRFCDYGAPLRAGQSEDQVAIRIKEYNAAGVIYVMVSLGPDRDTDWQWTDWAGGLRVLNSPSRAGTNGDGGAFYSISNGLNSSGDIVSSSARIYQ; translated from the coding sequence ATGACTCCGAATAAAGGGTTTACCCTGATTGAGTTATTGATTGTCGTTGCCATTATCGGGATTTTAGCGGCCATTGCGGTTCCAAACTTTTTAAACGCTCAATTTCGGGCGAAAATGGCGCGTACCTATGCTGATTTGAAAGCCGTGCAATCTGCAGTTGCTCAATATCAGCTGGATCGTGGTTGGGCGCCGCCTGACTTGGGGGGTGAAACCGCAGATGGCCGCAGTTATGTACCCCTAACCACTCCGGTCTCGTATTTGAGCAGTATTGACGCTGCTCGCGATCCGTTCTTCTCACAAGCAGAAGAAAGCGAACGGAGATTTTGCGATTATGGAGCGCCGTTACGCGCCGGGCAATCAGAGGACCAAGTCGCCATTCGCATCAAAGAATACAATGCCGCAGGCGTAATCTATGTGATGGTGTCATTAGGACCTGACCGGGATACCGATTGGCAATGGACAGACTGGGCAGGCGGCTTGCGCGTCTTGAATAGCCCAAGCAGAGCAGGCACAAATGGAGACGGCGGCGCGTTTTACTCTATCTCAAATGGGTTGAACTCAAGCGGAGATATCGTCTCATCCAGCGCTAGAATCTATCAATAA
- a CDS encoding sigma-54 dependent transcriptional regulator, which yields MKARILVVEDDSRYSARIQKNLNLEGYETVSASCGEEALQALSEQQFDLVMSDIKMPGMDGVSLLKQISARKDLGHEMPVIMLTSVDSVRVAVDAMREGASDYITKDADREEILLRIENVLDRAKMQEVNNSLRRHLHAAHDAGSLVAESDGMKAIRDEIHAVADAGACILIVGETGVGKEIVARYIHRCSPRAEAPFIDVNCAALPNDNLFQSEVFGHEKGAFTGASVRKRGKLELADTGTIFLDEIGDMPLESQGKILRAIETKEFERLGGSQKINVDIAIIAATNKDLNAEVQNGFFRQDLLFRLDVIRITIPPLRERQADILPLATRFLDEYARKYNRPSPSVSKEAIVLLEAYSWPGNVRELKNLIERIVIRNRDCKEIDKALVSREGLSADGAQTLRSNQDFPSLEEVEKKTILQALEQSNWVQSEAAKLLKISADRINSRIKKYNIQHSSWRSHKPV from the coding sequence ATGAAAGCCCGTATACTCGTAGTGGAAGACGATTCCCGCTATTCCGCTCGGATCCAAAAGAACCTCAACCTCGAAGGGTATGAAACCGTATCCGCCTCTTGCGGCGAAGAAGCACTACAAGCGCTTTCGGAGCAACAATTCGATTTAGTCATGTCTGATATCAAGATGCCGGGGATGGACGGCGTCTCGCTGCTTAAACAAATTTCCGCCCGCAAAGACCTCGGTCATGAAATGCCGGTCATCATGTTGACGTCGGTTGATTCGGTGCGCGTCGCTGTCGACGCCATGCGGGAAGGCGCATCTGACTACATCACCAAAGACGCAGACCGCGAAGAGATTTTGCTGCGTATCGAAAATGTGCTGGATCGCGCCAAAATGCAAGAAGTGAACAATAGTTTGCGGCGCCATCTTCACGCCGCCCACGATGCGGGAAGCCTGGTCGCAGAATCGGACGGAATGAAAGCCATTCGCGATGAAATTCACGCGGTGGCTGACGCTGGCGCTTGTATTCTCATCGTAGGTGAAACTGGCGTTGGCAAAGAAATCGTCGCACGCTACATCCATCGTTGCAGCCCACGGGCCGAAGCGCCTTTCATTGACGTGAATTGCGCCGCCTTACCGAATGACAACTTGTTTCAATCTGAAGTATTCGGACATGAAAAAGGCGCATTCACTGGAGCATCCGTCCGTAAACGCGGCAAACTGGAACTTGCGGATACGGGTACAATCTTTCTTGATGAAATCGGCGATATGCCGCTTGAAAGCCAAGGTAAAATACTACGCGCGATCGAAACCAAAGAATTTGAACGACTGGGCGGCAGCCAGAAAATCAACGTTGATATCGCAATTATCGCCGCGACCAACAAAGACTTGAATGCGGAAGTCCAAAATGGTTTTTTTCGTCAGGATTTATTGTTTCGGCTTGATGTGATTCGTATTACGATTCCGCCTTTGCGCGAGAGACAAGCCGATATTTTGCCGCTTGCCACCCGCTTCTTAGATGAATACGCCCGGAAATATAACCGCCCATCTCCATCGGTTTCAAAAGAAGCAATCGTGTTACTCGAAGCCTATTCGTGGCCCGGCAACGTGCGGGAATTAAAAAACCTGATTGAGCGGATCGTCATTCGAAATCGCGACTGCAAAGAAATTGATAAGGCATTAGTCAGCCGGGAAGGGCTGAGCGCTGATGGGGCGCAGACTCTGCGCTCGAATCAAGATTTTCCCTCGCTAGAAGAAGTTGAAAAGAAGACAATTTTGCAAGCGTTAGAGCAAAGTAACTGGGTGCAAAGCGAAGCGGCGAAGTTGTTGAAAATCTCCGCAGACCGCATTAATTCCCGCATCAAAAAGTATAACATTCAGCACTCTTCATGGCGCTCGCACAAGCCCGTTTAG
- a CDS encoding hydrogenase maturation protease, whose amino-acid sequence MSNILVLGYGNPLRGDDGIGWIAASQLKERNQDANVAIQTCHQLTPEWAEEFSQYDLVILIDADAQGEPGEIKTRSFEAASPYHEPINHFSKPETILAMARELYGKEPRAYIVSIVGETFGFQESLSPKITALLPELVDSIELIIRNEAVPDPIT is encoded by the coding sequence ATGAGCAACATTTTAGTTCTTGGATATGGAAATCCCTTGCGCGGCGACGACGGCATCGGATGGATTGCTGCGTCTCAGTTGAAAGAACGCAATCAAGACGCAAATGTGGCAATCCAAACTTGTCACCAATTAACGCCGGAATGGGCGGAAGAATTCAGCCAATACGATCTCGTTATTTTGATTGATGCTGACGCCCAAGGCGAGCCGGGAGAAATCAAAACGCGCTCCTTTGAAGCCGCGAGTCCATACCATGAACCCATAAACCACTTCTCAAAACCCGAAACGATTTTAGCGATGGCTCGAGAATTGTACGGTAAAGAACCCCGAGCCTACATCGTTTCAATTGTGGGCGAAACTTTCGGGTTTCAAGAGTCTCTCTCCCCTAAAATCACAGCGCTGCTGCCTGAATTGGTTGATTCAATTGAATTGATAATCAGAAACGAAGCGGTTCCGGATCCAATTACATAA